One segment of Cyanobacteria bacterium GSL.Bin1 DNA contains the following:
- a CDS encoding DUF2283 domain-containing protein translates to MKMQYFEDTDTLYIEFRSNDIVETKNLDENTLLDLDSQGNICAITFEHASTNTDLQRVTVEGIDVSSNLG, encoded by the coding sequence ATGAAGATGCAATATTTTGAAGACACAGATACGCTCTACATTGAGTTTCGGAGCAATGATATCGTAGAAACGAAAAACCTTGATGAAAATACACTTCTCGATCTGGATTCTCAAGGAAATATTTGTGCAATTACTTTTGAACACGCGAGCACGAATACTGATTTGCAACGAGTTACGGTTGAAGGAATTGATGTATCTTCTAATCTCGGATAA
- a CDS encoding DUF433 domain-containing protein yields the protein MTLDRITSDPNRMNGQPCIRHLRLTVRRVLELIATYPDRQELFQEFPELEEEDIQQALIFASSYLDDYIMELPKSNETAA from the coding sequence ATGACACTAGACCGTATTACTAGCGATCCTAACCGTATGAACGGTCAACCTTGCATTCGTCATCTCCGCCTAACGGTGCGCCGAGTGCTGGAATTAATTGCAACCTACCCTGACCGTCAAGAACTGTTTCAAGAGTTTCCTGAGTTAGAAGAGGAAGACATCCAACAAGCACTCATTTTTGCCTCTTCCTACTTGGATGATTATATTATGGAATTACCTAAAAGTAATGAGACTGCTGCTTGA
- a CDS encoding PIN domain-containing protein, with the protein MNVVLDACAVIAFFRDEVGAEIVEDSFLDERSTCLIHSINLCEVYYDFLRMSGEEAAQSMVRDLQGLGVIIRNDLTIDFWQQAGQYKAVIKRISLADCFALTLANQESATLLTSDRKEFEPIIPLNICQIHFIR; encoded by the coding sequence ATGAATGTTGTTTTAGATGCTTGTGCTGTAATTGCCTTCTTTCGGGATGAAGTTGGTGCTGAAATTGTAGAAGATTCTTTTCTGGATGAACGATCAACTTGTCTAATTCATAGCATCAATTTATGTGAGGTATATTATGATTTTTTGCGAATGAGTGGAGAAGAGGCAGCACAAAGTATGGTTCGAGATTTACAAGGACTTGGAGTAATAATTCGTAATGATTTAACAATTGACTTTTGGCAACAAGCTGGTCAATATAAAGCAGTAATTAAAAGGATTTCTCTTGCTGATTGCTTTGCTCTCACTTTAGCTAATCAAGAAAGTGCAACTCTGCTAACTTCTGACCGCAAAGAGTTTGAACCGATTATTCCCCTCAATATCTGTCAGATTCATTTTATTCGTTAA